The Verrucomicrobium spinosum DSM 4136 = JCM 18804 DNA segment TCACCAACCCCCATGGACTGACGGGAGGAGGCCAGCACTCCACTGCACGTGACCTCTCCCGCATCGCTTGGGCAGCCTACAACAACCCAGTGGTCCGCGACGCCGTCCGGCGGAGGTACTACACCTTCACCTTCAACAACGGGCGTCGCGTCACTCTTGAGAACACCAACGAGATTCTGGGACGCATGGCGGAGTGCAACGGCATGAAGACAGGGTACACCGTGGCCGCCGGCCGCTGCCTCATCTCCACCGCCCATTCCGGTCGCAAGGATGTGATCCTGGTGCAGCTCGGTACCAGGACCAAGTACATCTGGGACGATGGCATGGTCATGATGCGTTGGGGCCTCCAGCGCTCCTGATTTCCCGCCCGCACTCGCTGTTTTACAGTGAAGCCACAGAATGGAGATCAAGGGTGCGCCAGCAGTGTCAGCGTCCACCGAAGATGGCACTGCCCACCCTCACGATGGTAGCCCCCTCCTCCACGGCGGTCTCGTAGTCGCCACTCATGCCCATGCTCAGACCCGGCAGCCGTTTGCCGCTCCGGGTCTCCAGCCGATCCCGTAGTTCACGGAGCTCCGCAAAGTAACGCCGGCTCTCCTCGCCTGACTCACCAATCGGAGGCACGGTCATCAGGCCCACCAGATTCAGCCTGTCTAGCGCCAGCAACTCCTCCAGCTCCGCCTCCAGCCCGGCGGGCTCAAAGCCATACTTGCTCGCTTCACCAGAGACATTGACTTCCAAATAGATTTGGGAAACAACGCCAAGCTCCCCGGCGATCCGGTGGATGTTCCGGGCAAGATCCAGACTGTCCACGCTGTGGATGGCCTCGACCACGGGAAGCACCTTGCGAACTTTGTTCGACTGCAAGTGGCCGATAAGATGCCAGCGCACATCCGGGGGCAGCAAGGGCACTTTTGACATTAATTCCTGAACCCGGTTCTCTCCGAACAAATTTTGTCCAGCCACGACAGCTTCGTGAATAATCTCAGGAGAAAATGTCTTTGTTACGGCAATTAGCTCAATTTGGTCTGAATTCCTTCCAGATCTTGTCGCTGCTGCGACAATTTTTGATTTTACAACGCAAAGATTGTCACGGATAAGCATGCTTTATCAAGTTGGTAATTTATTTGCAAAGTATAATTAATACCCTAACTTCATGCAGCTGCAAATTTTCAAAATCTTCTGCGATCTCGTTGAGACCGGCAGCTTCAGTCTCGCCGCCGCCAAGAACAATATCACTCAAA contains these protein-coding regions:
- a CDS encoding YggS family pyridoxal phosphate-dependent enzyme, encoding MLIRDNLCVVKSKIVAAATRSGRNSDQIELIAVTKTFSPEIIHEAVVAGQNLFGENRVQELMSKVPLLPPDVRWHLIGHLQSNKVRKVLPVVEAIHSVDSLDLARNIHRIAGELGVVSQIYLEVNVSGEASKYGFEPAGLEAELEELLALDRLNLVGLMTVPPIGESGEESRRYFAELRELRDRLETRSGKRLPGLSMGMSGDYETAVEEGATIVRVGSAIFGGR